Proteins co-encoded in one Heptranchias perlo isolate sHepPer1 chromosome 9, sHepPer1.hap1, whole genome shotgun sequence genomic window:
- the LOC137325629 gene encoding di-N-acetylchitobiase-like, which translates to MRWSLELAQALVVLVLWVCCGSGTGCPCSDRALCEPVTVEHEFEVFVFDVGGKDWKYYDWFKVTTIAAFGPYDPELLCYAHANQVRVVLRAGMLEGTIYAECHWVGEGQMNHLIIIWKPPTGSVTVQMATNWVTFNVPWSPDCIDGRCYDFLRIANSCDFLFVMSYDMQSQMWDNCFAKANAPYYQTLSGYSAYINLGIDSRKLVLGVPWYGYDYTCTQFFETGRCVLEKIPFRGAPCSNAAGRQVPYKEIVQHVHKSITGRYWDDEQKVPSYIYMVNNTFHEVWYDDPQSISIKSAIMKKLRLRGIGMWNGNMLNYSDDHFIVKQTEDMWNALCPL; encoded by the exons ATGCGCTGGAGTTTGGAATTGGCGCAGGCCCTGGTCGTGCTCGTGCTGTGGGTCTGCTGCGGCTCTGGGACCGGCTGTCCATGTTCGGATCGGGCTCTGTGCGAACCCGTGACCGTGGAGCATGAGTTCgag GTCTTTGTCTTTGATGTTGGAGGAAAGGATTGGAAGTATTATGACTGGTTTAAGGTTACGACTATTGCAGCCTTTGGACCTTACGATCCTGAGCTTTTGTGTTATGCTCATGCGAATCAAGTTCGAGTTGTCCTGAGAG ctgggatgtTGGAGGGCACAATTTACGCCGAGTGCCACTGGGTCGGGGAAGGTCAAATGAACCATCTGATCATTATCTGGAAACCTCCCACTGGAAGTGTGACCGTGCAGATGGCCACCAATTGG GTCACATTTAACGTGCCTTGGTCTCCAGACTGCATTGATGGCCGATGCTATGACTTTTTGAGAATTGCAAATTCCTGTGACTTTTTATTTGTGATGTCCTATGATATGCAGAGTCAAATGTGGGACAATTGCTTTGCAAAGgcaaatgctccctattaccagactttatcag gtTACTCCGCTTATATCAATCTGGGAATTGATTCCAGAAAGCTCGTGTTGGGAGTTCCATGGTATGGTTATGACTATACTTGCACACAGTTTTTTGAG ACTGGTAGGTGTGTATTGGAAAAGATTCCTTTCCGAGGTGCCCCTTGCAGTAATGCAGCTGGACGTCAGGTCCCATACAAAGAGATCGTACagcatgtgcacaaatcaattaCTGGCAGATATTGGGATGATGAGCAGAAAGTCCCGTCTTATATCTACATG GTTAATAATACATTTCATGAGGTCTGGTATGACGATCCACAGAGCATTTCAATTAAGTCAGCGATCATGAAGAAATTGAGACTCCGTGGCATAGGCATGTGGAATGGAAATATGCTGAACTACAGTGATGATCATTTCATAGTAAAGCAAACTGAAGACATGTGGAATGCTCTTTGCCCTTTGTGA